A window from Vibrio cortegadensis encodes these proteins:
- a CDS encoding ABC transporter ATP-binding protein, with translation MNNSNDTISRSWLITQVKKHKSKLLFANAIALLATLISVPIPLLMPLMVDEVLLNNPASGLEYMNLVLPVSMQTPTGYIALTLLLVILMRGFSQAFNILQSRQFTLVSKTITYHMRTKMIDKLGRISIRQYETKGSGGINAHLITDIETIDKFIGSTLSKFVISLLTVIGTAGVLLWLEWRLGLFILLVNPIVIYFSRKLGGMVKHLKKKENQSFETFQNRLVETLDGIYQLRAANREKEFLEQLKQQANQVRIDADKYAWQSEAAGRVSFLLFLLGFELFRAVAMLMVLFSDLTIGQIFAVFGYLWFMLSPVQELLGIQFSWYSAKAALNRINILLELEEEARPISKVNPFTDDREVDIDIEMINFSYNDELKVLNDLNLTIPAGKKVALVGASGGGKSTLIQLLIGVYSANSGTIRYNGESTEDIGFNIIRDQIAVVLQQPILFNDSLRHNLTLGAEYDELSLWRALEIAQMHDVISQLSHGLDTQIGRNGVRLSGGQRQRLAIARMVLSNPQFVILDEATSALDTATEAALHKALNDFLKDRTTLIVAHRLSAVKQADIIYVLEDGQVSQTGTHGELVGQQGLYQTLYGSVQSHA, from the coding sequence ATGAACAACTCAAATGATACTATTAGCCGCTCTTGGTTAATAACTCAAGTAAAAAAACACAAGTCCAAGCTTCTGTTTGCCAACGCAATTGCTCTATTGGCAACACTTATTAGTGTCCCTATCCCTTTGCTGATGCCTCTCATGGTTGATGAAGTATTGCTAAACAACCCAGCAAGTGGACTAGAGTACATGAACCTTGTCTTGCCCGTTTCCATGCAAACTCCTACAGGTTATATCGCTCTTACCTTGTTGCTTGTCATTTTGATGCGAGGGTTCAGCCAAGCATTCAACATACTGCAAAGTAGGCAGTTCACGTTAGTGTCTAAAACCATTACTTACCACATGCGAACTAAGATGATCGATAAGTTAGGTAGGATTAGCATTAGACAGTACGAAACCAAAGGAAGTGGCGGCATCAACGCCCATCTTATTACTGATATTGAAACGATTGATAAATTTATTGGTTCTACCTTAAGCAAATTTGTTATTAGTTTATTGACTGTCATTGGCACTGCAGGCGTTTTGTTATGGCTTGAGTGGCGTCTTGGGCTGTTTATTTTATTAGTGAACCCTATCGTTATCTATTTTTCTCGTAAATTGGGAGGCATGGTCAAGCACCTCAAGAAAAAAGAGAACCAATCTTTTGAAACTTTTCAAAATCGGCTTGTCGAAACCTTAGACGGCATCTATCAGCTTCGTGCAGCTAATCGCGAAAAGGAGTTTTTAGAGCAGTTAAAACAGCAAGCGAATCAAGTACGAATAGATGCCGACAAGTATGCATGGCAATCGGAAGCCGCAGGACGAGTGTCATTTCTGCTTTTTTTACTTGGCTTTGAACTATTCCGCGCAGTCGCAATGCTAATGGTACTCTTTAGTGATCTGACTATAGGGCAAATTTTTGCTGTCTTCGGTTACTTGTGGTTTATGCTCTCACCTGTTCAAGAGCTACTAGGCATTCAATTTTCTTGGTATAGCGCAAAAGCGGCACTTAATCGCATCAACATTCTTTTAGAACTCGAAGAAGAAGCAAGGCCAATATCTAAGGTCAACCCTTTTACTGATGATCGTGAAGTAGATATCGACATTGAGATGATTAACTTCTCTTACAATGACGAGTTGAAAGTGCTCAACGATTTAAACTTAACCATCCCTGCGGGGAAAAAAGTCGCCTTAGTTGGTGCTAGTGGTGGTGGCAAATCGACACTCATTCAGCTCTTAATTGGAGTATATAGCGCAAATTCAGGCACAATTCGCTATAACGGAGAGTCAACAGAAGACATAGGCTTTAATATAATTCGTGACCAAATCGCCGTTGTATTACAACAACCTATACTATTTAACGACAGCTTAAGGCATAATCTGACTCTTGGTGCTGAGTACGATGAGCTCTCTTTATGGCGAGCTTTAGAGATAGCACAAATGCATGATGTAATTAGCCAACTGAGCCACGGTTTAGATACTCAAATTGGCCGTAATGGCGTTCGACTTTCTGGCGGCCAACGGCAGCGACTCGCAATAGCAAGAATGGTTTTAAGTAATCCACAATTTGTTATTCTTGATGAAGCGACATCGGCATTAGATACCGCAACAGAAGCGGCGTTGCATAAAGCACTCAATGATTTCTTGAAAGATAGAACGACATTAATTGTCGCTCATCGACTGTCAGCCGTTAAACAAGCCGACATTATTTACGTACTAGAAGATGGTCAAGTATCTCAGACGGGGACGCATGGTGAATTGGTTGGACAGCAAGGTTTGTATCAAACGCTATATGGAAGCGTGCAGTCTCACGCTTAA
- a CDS encoding GAF domain-containing protein, which yields MKIEHYKRLTKQAVALIESESDLIANLANVSALLNMELDDLNWVGFYLMKQDELVLGPFQGLPACVRIPVGRGVCGTAAATNTVQRIYDVHEFEGHIACDAASNSEIVIPFSINGKVAGVLDIDSPNIGRFSEVDEAGLTKLMSEVENLLNSQANNA from the coding sequence ATGAAAATAGAACATTATAAACGCTTAACCAAACAAGCAGTCGCGTTAATAGAGTCAGAAAGTGATTTAATCGCTAATTTAGCGAACGTCAGCGCTCTTTTGAATATGGAGCTCGATGATCTTAATTGGGTAGGCTTTTACCTAATGAAACAAGATGAGTTGGTTTTGGGGCCATTTCAAGGATTACCCGCTTGTGTTCGTATTCCGGTTGGGCGAGGAGTGTGCGGAACCGCTGCGGCAACAAATACTGTTCAACGTATTTATGATGTCCACGAATTTGAAGGACATATTGCTTGTGATGCGGCAAGTAACTCAGAAATTGTTATTCCATTTTCAATTAATGGTAAAGTAGCCGGCGTTTTAGATATTGATAGTCCAAATATTGGTCGATTTAGTGAAGTTGATGAAGCTGGATTGACAAAATTGATGTCAGAAGTGGAAAACCTGCTCAATTCGCAGGCGAACAATGCATAA
- the proQ gene encoding RNA chaperone ProQ, whose protein sequence is MENTEKLKNSKEVIAYVAECFPKCFTLEGEAKPLKIGIFQDLAERLAEDEKVSKTQLRAALRQYTSSWRYLHGVKAGAIRVDLDGNACGELEQEHVDHAKEALAESKAKVQARRKEQAQKAREEGKAKQKAKKAQQPRRPAAPKAPKVEKPVETRTLNADEFITGKEVNVNMGKGNMAATIVEINKEDVRVQLANGLQMVVKAEHLRA, encoded by the coding sequence ATGGAAAACACTGAAAAGTTAAAAAACAGCAAAGAAGTTATCGCATATGTTGCTGAATGTTTCCCTAAATGCTTTACTCTAGAAGGTGAAGCAAAACCACTTAAAATTGGTATTTTTCAAGATCTTGCTGAACGTTTAGCTGAAGATGAAAAAGTAAGTAAAACTCAGCTTCGTGCTGCTTTAAGACAGTACACGTCATCATGGCGTTACCTTCACGGCGTAAAAGCTGGCGCAATTCGTGTCGATCTTGACGGAAACGCATGTGGTGAACTTGAACAAGAACACGTTGATCATGCAAAAGAAGCGTTAGCAGAAAGCAAAGCTAAAGTGCAAGCTCGTCGTAAAGAGCAAGCTCAGAAAGCTCGTGAAGAAGGTAAAGCGAAACAGAAAGCGAAGAAAGCTCAACAGCCTCGTCGCCCTGCAGCGCCAAAAGCACCAAAAGTAGAAAAACCTGTTGAAACACGCACGTTAAATGCTGATGAGTTCATCACCGGCAAAGAAGTGAATGTGAACATGGGTAAAGGAAACATGGCTGCGACCATTGTTGAAATCAATAAGGAAGATGTGCGTGTTCAACTTGCAAATGGCCTTCAAATGGTTGTGAAAGCGGAGCACTTGCGCGCATAA
- a CDS encoding paraquat-inducible protein A: MSTQVHQSTLSTKLKLCHGCELPVEIVEIKKGKSAYCPQCGTLLYSGEAPSLSGDLAIAITCLLLFIPSHFFDFISIRLVGVMIPATLPSGMITLMKEGFVSLALLILFCSSIAPFLVCSSVLTAHLGLKLRWFRVLRYSLLCIQKLKHWMMLDVFLVSIAISCFKLQDYSDIYIGSGLVGLLFLQLFSVLLVSRVSTQRYWDVWQSETHYKFKHKEIHCHSCHLSQPTAKRCKRCHEKLHHRKPNSLQKTWAYVIAASIAIFPANLIPISILITNGRRLEDTIFSGVAGLVRNEMYGIAIIIFVASIIVPVIKILGLAYILLCIQFKRSVYHRQRMIIYFAVKWIGKWSVMDLFVISIMMTLVDRDQILNFTPGYGAVAFGIVVILTMLAAESIDPRLIWDNYNRPSKDESVNE, translated from the coding sequence ATGAGTACTCAAGTTCACCAATCTACCCTTTCGACTAAACTGAAGCTCTGCCATGGGTGTGAGCTTCCTGTCGAGATCGTTGAGATTAAGAAAGGGAAAAGTGCCTATTGCCCGCAATGCGGCACTTTACTCTACAGCGGAGAGGCTCCTTCATTATCTGGTGATCTCGCCATCGCTATTACCTGTTTACTGCTTTTTATTCCTTCACATTTTTTTGACTTCATCAGCATTAGACTTGTCGGCGTAATGATCCCGGCTACATTACCTTCTGGAATGATTACTCTAATGAAAGAGGGGTTTGTTTCTCTTGCATTGCTCATTTTGTTCTGTAGCTCCATTGCCCCTTTCCTAGTGTGCTCTTCAGTGTTAACCGCGCATCTAGGTTTAAAACTACGTTGGTTTAGAGTTTTACGTTATTCACTTTTGTGTATTCAAAAACTAAAGCACTGGATGATGTTAGATGTGTTTTTAGTCAGCATTGCTATCTCATGCTTTAAATTACAAGATTATTCGGACATTTATATTGGTTCAGGATTAGTTGGTCTTCTGTTTCTTCAACTATTTAGCGTTTTGCTTGTCAGCCGGGTTAGCACACAACGCTACTGGGATGTATGGCAGTCAGAGACCCATTATAAATTTAAGCATAAAGAGATACATTGTCACTCTTGCCATCTTTCGCAACCTACAGCAAAAAGGTGCAAACGTTGTCACGAAAAGCTTCACCACAGAAAACCGAACTCGCTGCAAAAAACGTGGGCTTATGTCATCGCTGCTTCGATAGCCATTTTTCCGGCGAACTTAATTCCAATATCAATTCTAATAACCAATGGTCGTAGATTAGAAGATACTATTTTCTCTGGGGTCGCGGGCTTAGTACGGAATGAAATGTATGGGATTGCGATCATCATTTTTGTGGCAAGTATCATAGTGCCTGTGATAAAAATTCTTGGGCTCGCTTATATATTGTTATGTATACAATTTAAACGCTCCGTTTACCACCGCCAACGAATGATTATCTATTTTGCAGTCAAATGGATCGGTAAATGGTCGGTCATGGATTTATTTGTAATTTCAATAATGATGACATTAGTTGATAGAGACCAAATTCTTAACTTTACACCCGGTTATGGCGCTGTCGCTTTTGGTATAGTCGTTATCTTAACTATGCTTGCCGCAGAGAGCATTGACCCAAGATTAATCTGGGATAATTATAATCGCCCGTCAAAAGATGAGTCAGTGAATGAATAA
- the prc gene encoding carboxy terminal-processing peptidase, protein MKCRSKLTLIAASLWLAASAQALEAKLDQDDLPLLAPEVQHETASKRVTSRFTRSHYKHFNLNDDFSQAIFDRYVEMLDYNRNIFTQADMDSFTDWSKQLDDQLKSGNNQIAFDVYNLSMQKRFERFKFALSVLDNEIKFDTDDSIELDRSDATWPKDQAEVDELWRKRVKYDALNLKLTGKEWPEIQEMLGKRYNNAMKRLTQSHNEDAFQLYMNAFAREVDPHTSYLSPRNAEQFQSEMNLSLEGIGAVLQMTDDYTVIRSLVAGGPASSSKQLGEGDRIVGVGQDGEEIVDVIGWRLDDVVQLIKGPKGTKVNLQILPEGKDAKSNVVTIVRDKIRLEDRAVKSELIEKDDKKIGVLEVPSFYVGLSNDTDKLIVELKKQNVDGIIVDLRNNGGGALTEATALSGLFIESGPAVQVRDSYGRINVNSDTDGKISYQGPLTVLVNRYSASASEIFAAAMQDYGRAIILGENSFGKGTVQQHRSLNHIYDLFDKELGYVQYTIQKFYRINGGSTQNKGVIPDIAYPTAIEASETGESVEDNALPWDSIPPAKYDVLQGNSGLISTLTAQHQQRIEKDMEFNFIAQDIAKYKAEKDDNTLSLNEKVRVAESDKADKIRLERINLRQKSDKQEAYKSLDDVPKDYETPDVYLDESVAIMVDMLKLESTD, encoded by the coding sequence ATGAAATGCCGTTCAAAATTGACACTGATTGCTGCTAGCTTATGGTTAGCAGCTTCAGCTCAGGCTCTTGAAGCCAAACTAGACCAAGATGACTTGCCTCTATTAGCTCCAGAAGTTCAACATGAAACTGCGAGCAAACGAGTAACTTCTCGTTTTACCCGTTCCCATTACAAACACTTCAATCTGAACGACGATTTTTCTCAAGCCATTTTTGATCGTTATGTAGAAATGCTCGACTACAATCGAAATATTTTTACTCAAGCAGATATGGACTCATTTACTGATTGGTCAAAACAACTAGATGATCAGCTAAAGTCAGGAAACAATCAAATTGCGTTCGATGTCTATAACCTTTCTATGCAAAAGCGTTTTGAACGTTTTAAATTTGCATTGTCAGTGCTTGATAACGAAATAAAATTTGATACTGATGACTCTATTGAGCTTGACCGTTCCGACGCTACTTGGCCGAAGGATCAAGCCGAAGTCGATGAATTATGGAGAAAACGAGTAAAATATGATGCGTTGAATCTTAAGCTAACGGGTAAAGAGTGGCCTGAGATTCAAGAAATGCTAGGTAAACGCTACAACAATGCAATGAAGCGTCTTACTCAATCTCATAATGAAGATGCATTTCAGCTTTATATGAATGCTTTCGCGCGTGAAGTTGACCCTCATACAAGTTACTTATCTCCTCGCAACGCAGAACAATTCCAATCTGAGATGAACTTGTCTCTAGAAGGGATCGGCGCTGTTTTACAAATGACGGATGATTATACTGTTATTCGTTCTTTGGTTGCTGGTGGTCCAGCATCGAGTAGTAAACAACTCGGTGAAGGGGATCGCATCGTTGGCGTTGGACAAGATGGCGAAGAGATCGTAGATGTGATTGGGTGGCGTTTAGATGATGTTGTCCAATTAATCAAAGGGCCAAAAGGTACAAAAGTTAATTTGCAGATTTTACCCGAAGGTAAAGATGCAAAAAGTAACGTTGTAACAATTGTCCGAGATAAGATTCGTTTAGAAGATAGAGCCGTAAAATCAGAGCTTATTGAGAAAGATGATAAGAAAATTGGAGTGTTAGAAGTACCAAGTTTTTATGTTGGTCTTTCAAACGACACCGACAAACTTATTGTTGAGCTTAAAAAGCAAAATGTAGATGGCATCATTGTTGACTTACGAAACAATGGTGGTGGTGCATTAACTGAAGCGACTGCTCTTTCTGGCTTGTTTATTGAAAGCGGACCTGCGGTTCAAGTTCGAGATAGCTACGGCCGTATCAATGTCAATAGTGATACCGATGGCAAGATTAGCTATCAAGGTCCTTTGACTGTGTTAGTGAATCGATACAGTGCTTCTGCTTCAGAAATCTTTGCTGCTGCAATGCAAGATTACGGACGAGCAATTATCTTGGGTGAAAACTCATTTGGTAAGGGTACCGTTCAACAACACCGTTCGTTGAATCATATTTATGATTTATTTGATAAAGAGTTGGGGTACGTTCAGTACACGATTCAAAAATTCTATCGAATCAACGGTGGCAGCACCCAAAACAAAGGTGTGATTCCGGATATTGCATACCCAACAGCGATCGAAGCCTCGGAAACGGGTGAGAGTGTAGAAGATAATGCGCTGCCTTGGGATAGTATTCCACCAGCAAAATACGATGTGTTACAGGGTAACTCTGGGTTGATTTCAACACTGACAGCACAACATCAACAACGTATCGAAAAGGATATGGAGTTCAACTTTATCGCTCAAGATATTGCTAAGTATAAAGCTGAAAAAGACGATAATACTTTGTCTTTGAATGAAAAAGTACGAGTGGCAGAGAGTGATAAAGCGGATAAAATTCGTTTGGAAAGAATTAACTTACGTCAGAAAAGTGATAAGCAAGAAGCATACAAATCACTTGATGATGTTCCAAAAGATTATGAAACTCCAGATGTGTACCTAGACGAGTCCGTTGCGATTATGGTCGATATGCTAAAATTAGAGAGTACTGATTAA
- the pepN gene encoding aminopeptidase N codes for MAHTPQAKYRKDYQSPSHTISDLDLTFDLHDNATLVTAVSQVKQQLDSTTLNLEGDNVELKSISVNGEEWSDYTIHPASLEIANLPSEFELVIVTLIDPEANSALEGLYKSGGAFCTQCEAEGFRRITYYMDRPDVLAKFTTTVIADKAQYPFLLSNGNRVDEGEIEGGRHWVKWQDPHPKPAYLFALVAGDFDVLRDKYTTKSGRDVALEIFVDKGNLDRASHAMVSLINSMKWDEERFDLEYDLDIYMIVAVDFFNMGAMENKGLNIFNSKFVLANNQTATDADYLGIEAVIGHEYFHNWTGNRVTCRDWFQLSLKEGLTVFRDQEFSSDLGSRAVNRIGNVRTIRGPQFAEDASPMSHPIRPEKVIEMNNFYTLTVYEKGSEVIRMMHTLLGEVGFQKGMKLYFERHDGTAATCEDFVAAMEQASGVDLTQFRLWYSQSGTPTLRVESDYDAENKTYSLTVEQSTEATHEQKEKQALHIPFDIELYSASGEPITLQCNGEKVHNVLDVKQDKQIFVFENVTEQPIPSLLREFSAPVKLEYDYSDDELIFLMVNARNEFARWDASQMLLGKYIRTNIDNVQQGKGVELPESVIDAFRGVLLNEELEPAFISEVLSLPNHNEVSGWFKQVDVDAIATVLKGMKVTLAQNLNDELSATYHSLKQDEYTIEHAAIGKRSLRNTCLAFLANNENGDALVVEQYNSANNMTDTIAAMSAANAAQLPCRETLMQDYSDKWKHDGLVMDKWFALQGMNPASNALDNIKVSMEHSAFSLKNPNRTRNLIGSFLNFNAVQFHAKSGEGYQFAGEILRELNSSNPQVASRLIDPLLKYRRYDQQRQDLIKVELEKLKAMDNLAKDLFEKVTKALEA; via the coding sequence ATGGCACACACCCCACAAGCCAAATACCGTAAAGATTATCAATCTCCATCTCATACTATTTCAGATCTTGATCTGACTTTCGACTTACATGATAACGCCACTTTAGTCACCGCTGTATCTCAAGTAAAACAGCAACTAGATAGCACAACGCTGAATCTAGAGGGTGACAATGTAGAGCTTAAATCTATCAGTGTTAACGGAGAAGAGTGGAGTGACTACACGATTCATCCTGCTTCGTTAGAGATTGCAAACTTACCTAGTGAGTTTGAGTTGGTGATTGTTACCTTGATTGATCCTGAAGCAAACAGTGCATTAGAAGGTTTGTATAAATCTGGCGGTGCGTTCTGCACCCAGTGTGAAGCTGAAGGCTTCCGTCGTATAACTTACTACATGGATCGCCCAGACGTATTAGCCAAATTTACGACAACGGTTATTGCTGATAAAGCGCAGTACCCATTCTTACTGAGTAATGGTAATCGAGTCGATGAAGGCGAAATCGAAGGTGGCCGCCACTGGGTTAAATGGCAAGATCCACATCCTAAACCTGCCTACTTATTTGCACTTGTCGCTGGCGACTTTGATGTACTCCGCGATAAGTACACCACGAAATCAGGTCGTGATGTTGCACTAGAAATCTTTGTAGATAAAGGCAATCTAGATCGTGCTAGCCATGCAATGGTATCCTTGATTAACTCAATGAAATGGGATGAAGAGCGCTTCGACCTTGAATACGATCTTGATATTTACATGATCGTTGCTGTCGATTTTTTCAATATGGGCGCAATGGAGAACAAAGGATTAAATATCTTTAACTCCAAGTTTGTTCTAGCAAATAACCAAACTGCAACCGATGCCGATTACTTAGGTATTGAAGCCGTTATAGGTCATGAGTATTTCCACAACTGGACAGGAAACCGCGTTACCTGCCGTGATTGGTTCCAGCTCAGTTTGAAGGAAGGCTTAACCGTCTTTAGAGATCAAGAGTTCTCATCGGATCTTGGTTCTCGTGCTGTAAATCGAATCGGAAATGTTCGTACTATTCGTGGCCCTCAATTTGCTGAAGATGCGAGCCCAATGTCTCACCCAATTCGTCCAGAAAAAGTCATTGAGATGAATAACTTCTACACATTGACTGTGTACGAAAAGGGCAGCGAAGTCATCCGCATGATGCATACTTTGCTTGGTGAAGTAGGTTTCCAAAAAGGGATGAAGTTATACTTTGAACGCCATGATGGCACCGCAGCAACATGTGAAGATTTCGTTGCTGCAATGGAGCAAGCAAGTGGTGTCGATTTAACTCAGTTCCGTTTGTGGTACAGCCAATCAGGTACGCCGACTCTTCGTGTTGAAAGTGACTATGATGCAGAAAACAAAACCTATTCATTAACGGTTGAGCAATCTACAGAAGCGACACATGAACAGAAAGAGAAACAAGCACTTCATATTCCATTCGATATTGAACTATATAGTGCAAGTGGCGAACCGATTACGCTACAGTGTAACGGTGAAAAAGTTCACAATGTGCTGGATGTTAAGCAAGATAAACAGATTTTCGTTTTTGAAAATGTAACAGAACAGCCGATTCCATCTCTATTAAGAGAATTTTCTGCGCCTGTTAAATTAGAATACGATTACTCTGATGATGAACTGATCTTCTTAATGGTTAACGCACGCAATGAGTTTGCTCGTTGGGATGCAAGCCAAATGCTGCTGGGTAAATACATTCGTACCAATATCGACAATGTCCAGCAAGGTAAGGGTGTTGAACTGCCAGAGTCCGTCATCGATGCATTCCGCGGCGTATTGCTGAATGAAGAACTAGAACCTGCCTTTATTTCAGAAGTATTAAGCTTACCAAATCACAACGAAGTCTCTGGTTGGTTTAAACAAGTGGATGTGGATGCGATTGCTACTGTCTTGAAAGGGATGAAAGTAACACTAGCTCAAAACTTGAATGACGAATTATCAGCAACTTACCATAGCCTAAAACAAGATGAGTACACGATTGAACATGCTGCGATCGGCAAACGTTCATTGCGTAATACATGTTTGGCTTTCCTAGCAAATAATGAAAATGGTGATGCGTTAGTAGTAGAGCAGTACAACTCGGCTAACAACATGACTGACACGATTGCGGCAATGTCTGCAGCGAATGCAGCACAGTTACCTTGTCGTGAAACTTTGATGCAAGATTACAGTGACAAGTGGAAACATGATGGACTTGTCATGGACAAATGGTTTGCGCTTCAAGGGATGAACCCTGCATCTAATGCTTTAGATAATATTAAAGTGTCAATGGAACATTCAGCATTTAGCTTGAAAAACCCTAACCGTACTCGTAATTTGATTGGTTCGTTCTTGAATTTCAATGCGGTTCAATTTCATGCGAAATCAGGTGAAGGTTATCAATTTGCAGGAGAGATTCTACGCGAGTTAAATAGCAGCAATCCACAAGTTGCTTCACGCCTAATTGATCCATTACTTAAGTATCGCCGCTATGATCAACAGCGCCAAGATTTGATCAAAGTGGAGCTTGAGAAATTAAAAGCAATGGATAATCTAGCAAAAGATTTGTTTGAAAAAGTAACGAAAGCACTAGAAGCTTAA